From Acropora muricata isolate sample 2 chromosome 14, ASM3666990v1, whole genome shotgun sequence, one genomic window encodes:
- the LOC136898855 gene encoding tubulin beta-1 chain-like yields MRDIVHIQVGQCGNQISSKFWEVISEEHGITPDGYCTGKDPIQVDRVNVYFDESSDGRYIPRAACLDLEPGSIDSLRSSKYGGLFSPDNCICGQSSAANNWAKGFYTEGSELLESGMDCIRKLAEFCDCVQGFQVAHSLGGGTGSGLGSLLMSKIREEYPDRLMSSFCILPSPRVSETVTEPYNATLSFHHLVDIADAAICIDNEALYHICSNVLKLKTPTYSELNRLVATTMAGVTTSLRFPGQLNADLRKLAVNMVPFPRLHFFIPAHAPLISRGCQSYRSYGISELTSNMFGPQNMMVACDPRQGRYLTAAAMFRGQLAMREVEETISEMQNAYSSAFVEWIPNNMKTAVCNVPPKGQKTAATFLYNSTAIQEAFKRFTDQFSAMFRRRAFLHWYTTEGMDVMEFTEADSNMNDLIAEYQQYEETGLDEESYEEDDYEELVDFPGGASNSI; encoded by the exons ATGAGGGACATTGTTCACATTCAAGTTGGACAGTGTGGAAACCAGATAAGTTCGAAG TTTTGGGAGGTTATCTCTGAGGAACACGGTATTACACCAGATGGATACTGTACGGGAAAAGACCCAATTCAAGTGGATAGAGTCAATGTTTACTTTGATGAATCATCGG ATGGCAGGTACATCCCAAGGGCAGCATGCCTGGATCTGGAGCCAGGATCTATCGACTCGCTTCGTTCTTCAAAGTATGGAGGACTTTTCAGTCCAGATAACTGCATATGCG GTCAAAGCAGTGCAGCGAACAATTGGGCAAAGGGCTTTTACACGGAAGGTTCGGAACTTCTAGAATCTGGAATGGACTGCATTCGAAAACTTGCTGAGTTCTGTGATTGCGTTCAAGGTTTTCAAGTCGCTCATTCGCTGGGAGGTGGCACGGGATCTGGTTTAGGCTCGCTGTTAATGTCCAAAATTCGTGAAGAATATCCAGATAGACTGATGAGCAGTTTTTGCATACTTCCATCGCCGAGGGTATCAGAGACTGTAACTGAGCCCTATAATGCTACTCTTAGCTTCCACCATTTAGTAGACATCGCAGATGCCGCCATTTGTATTGACAACGAAGCTTTGTATCATATATGTTCGAACGTTTTAAAACTCAAGACTCCCACTTACAGTGAATTGAATCGTTTGGTGGCCACGACAATGGCAGGGGTTACAACATCGCTGCGATTTCCCGGACAG CTGAACGCAGATCTCAGAAAACTGGCGGTAAACATGGTGCCATTTCCACGCCTTCACTTCTTCATTCCAGCGCACGCACCTCTCATCAGTAGAGGCTGCCAGAGTTACCGTTCATACGGGATATCAGAGCTCACCAGCAATATGTTTGGGCCTCAAAACATGATGGTTGCTTGTGATCCACGGCAAGGAAGGTACCTCACTGCTGCCGCCATGTTCAGAGGGCAACTCGCTATGAGGGAAGTTGAGGAAACCATCTCTGAAATGCAAAATGCGTATTCTTCAGCGTTTGTGGAATGGATACCAAATAACATGAAGACAGCTGTGTGTAATGTCCCACCCAAGGGACAAAAAACCGCTGCTACCTTTTTGTACAACAGCACCGCCATACAAGAGGCATTCAAGAGATTTACAGATCAATTTTCAGCCATGTTTAGGAGACGAGCATTTCTTCATTGGTACACAACTGAGGGGATGGATGTTATGGAGTTCACTGAG GCTGACTCGAACATGAATGACCTAATTGCTGAGTATCAACAGTATGAAGAAACTGGATTGGATGAAGAGAGTTATGAGGAAGATGATTACGAAGAGCTCGTGGATTTTCCTGGTGGTGCGTCCAACAGTATTTAA